TTGAATGTAAATGGGTTATAATAGCAACAAGAACATTAGAATGATTATTAAATAAGAATTTCTATTCAAAAGGGGAAACATGAATATGAAAAGAATTGCCATTGTTGGTGTGGGGGTAACGGGCATCAGTGTCTTGAAAGAAATGGCTGCCCACGACTACTACCAAAATTTTGAAATTGTGCTTTTTAATGAACCGCGCACGCTTGGAACAGGCGTCCCTTATCAAGATGATTCAGAGTTGCTTTTGATTAATCAAACTGCAGATACGATGAGTTTAGAAGAGGAAGACAAGTACGATTTTGTGAAATGGGTCCAAGTGAATAAGGATTCTACCGCTGGAAACAAGGATTTTATTCCACGGAAATGGTACGGTGAATACTTAAAAGAGAAGCTGAAGAGTGCTGTGGCTATTTTGAATCCGACCATCATCCAGGAAAACGTGGAAGTCATCCGTGTTCTAAAAGATGGAACGTATCATATTGAATCAGCGACCACGCAAGGAGAATTCGATAAGGTTCACCTTTGTACGGGACAATTACCTTATCAAGACCCGTATCATTTGAAGGACCATCCGCATTTCGTCTATCATCCGTATCCGGTCGAAGAGAAATTAAGTCATTTTCCAGAAGGGAGCCGGATTGGTGTCATTGGAACGGGTTTAACATCCATTGATTTGATGCGTTTTTTAAGAAATCAAAACAAAAATCTTACTCTTGGCTTCTTTGCCAGAAACGCCCATTTTTCTTTATATCGCGGGTTGGAATACGATAAAGACCTGAAGTTTTTAACTCTTGAGAACTTGGAGAAAGAGAAGCAAATGCACGGTGGATTTGTTACTTTTTCAAAGATATTGGAATGGTTCCATTTAGAATGCCAAGATAAAGGGATTGATTTTCAAGATTTAACGTACCGCTTCGGAAAAGGCTCGAAGGAGCAATTAAATCATTTATTAGAGGAAAATACAGACTTGGGTGTTCTACAGGGAATTATCCACAAGCTGGACTTCTATTTGGCAGATTTGATGGCTGCGTTGACTCAAGAAGACCGGGAACTATTTTACACAGACTATGAACCGCTATTCCGTCATTTCAGAACACCGATGCCCAAAGAATCATTGGAGCGTTTGATGGATGCCTGGAACACAGGGGAAATTCAAGTATGGGAAAATATGGAAGCCGTAGAGATGCTTGAAGAACGCTTCAAAGTGAAATTGGAGGATGAAGAGGTTGAAGTTGATTACTTAATCAAT
This genomic interval from Jeotgalibaca porci contains the following:
- a CDS encoding FAD/NAD(P)-binding protein → MKRIAIVGVGVTGISVLKEMAAHDYYQNFEIVLFNEPRTLGTGVPYQDDSELLLINQTADTMSLEEEDKYDFVKWVQVNKDSTAGNKDFIPRKWYGEYLKEKLKSAVAILNPTIIQENVEVIRVLKDGTYHIESATTQGEFDKVHLCTGQLPYQDPYHLKDHPHFVYHPYPVEEKLSHFPEGSRIGVIGTGLTSIDLMRFLRNQNKNLTLGFFARNAHFSLYRGLEYDKDLKFLTLENLEKEKQMHGGFVTFSKILEWFHLECQDKGIDFQDLTYRFGKGSKEQLNHLLEENTDLGVLQGIIHKLDFYLADLMAALTQEDRELFYTDYEPLFRHFRTPMPKESLERLMDAWNTGEIQVWENMEAVEMLEERFKVKLEDEEVEVDYLINATGQNQILTNSELPTDLLRQLINERILQPETFGGVQVLWPGAEAISPRYGVLNNLYVHGQLVIGLQYGNNAHLLMKQARKVVRHDLTK